One Nostoc punctiforme PCC 73102 DNA window includes the following coding sequences:
- a CDS encoding DUF1345 domain-containing protein, giving the protein MKLNLFKNFDPRPRLIIAVALAVLISVILPRWLHLPTRILCVWNFGADFFLAVTWWKMIEASPEKIRRYAENEYEGHLAIFMLVIAAACASVLAIGFLLTDKKGLSATLLTLHVILSIMTIVGSWLLVHTMFAVQYAHSYYKYINRNHSEEITAGLDFPNNDYPDYWEFLYYSFVIGMTSQVSDVETRSREMRRLTLLHSILSFFFNTTILAMSINIIASLI; this is encoded by the coding sequence GTGAAACTTAACTTATTTAAAAACTTTGACCCTCGACCCAGACTGATAATTGCTGTTGCACTCGCTGTATTAATTTCAGTAATACTTCCACGTTGGCTGCACTTACCAACTCGCATTCTCTGCGTTTGGAACTTTGGTGCTGACTTTTTCTTAGCCGTAACTTGGTGGAAAATGATCGAGGCTAGCCCAGAAAAAATTCGCCGTTATGCTGAGAATGAATATGAAGGACATTTAGCTATATTCATGCTGGTGATAGCTGCGGCTTGTGCTAGTGTTTTAGCGATCGGGTTTTTACTAACTGATAAAAAAGGGCTATCAGCAACTCTGCTTACCCTACATGTCATACTTTCAATTATGACCATTGTCGGTTCCTGGCTATTAGTGCATACGATGTTTGCAGTGCAATATGCACACAGCTATTACAAATATATTAATCGTAATCACAGTGAAGAAATTACCGCAGGTTTAGATTTTCCTAATAACGACTATCCAGACTATTGGGAATTTTTATATTATTCATTTGTAATTGGCATGACAAGTCAAGTTTCAGATGTGGAGACGAGATCGCGCGAGATGAGGCGCTTGACTCTGTTACATAGCATATTATCCTTCTTTTTCAATACCACCATTTTAGCCATGAGTATCAATATCATTGCATCGCTGATTTAA
- a CDS encoding ChaB family protein: MADKTINELPGEIREQLPEHAQQIFLAAFNAAQSNGSNEEGAREIAWNSVKNEYEPGSDGKWQRKAEDTAIHNKAVTSGGN; this comes from the coding sequence ATGGCTGATAAAACAATAAATGAATTGCCTGGTGAAATTAGAGAACAGTTGCCCGAACACGCACAGCAGATTTTTCTAGCTGCATTTAATGCTGCTCAAAGTAATGGTTCAAATGAAGAGGGTGCGCGTGAAATTGCTTGGAATAGTGTGAAGAATGAATACGAACCAGGCAGCGATGGCAAATGGCAGAGAAAGGCTGAAGACACTGCTATACATAATAAAGCTGTTACGTCTGGTGGTAATTGA
- a CDS encoding DUF1499 domain-containing protein — MVFAGKRPNNLGVSNGKLASCPNSPNCVSSQSADAAHKIAPLTFTSSPQEAMPAAGFAYANLKEIILSLPRTKIITESQDYLYAEFKSALLGFVDDVEFYLDRNANTIQVRSASRLGQSDLGVNRQRIETIRAKLK, encoded by the coding sequence ATGGTTTTTGCTGGCAAACGACCGAATAATTTAGGTGTTAGCAACGGTAAATTAGCATCCTGCCCTAACTCTCCTAACTGTGTTTCCAGTCAGAGTGCAGATGCAGCCCACAAAATTGCACCATTGACTTTTACATCTAGCCCACAAGAAGCGATGCCTGCGGCGGGCTTCGCCTACGCTAATCTTAAAGAGATTATTCTGTCCTTACCAAGAACCAAAATCATTACCGAAAGCCAAGATTATTTATATGCAGAATTTAAAAGTGCTTTACTCGGATTTGTAGATGATGTAGAGTTTTATCTAGACCGAAATGCCAATACGATCCAAGTTCGTTCCGCTTCACGCTTAGGTCAAAGCGATTTGGGTGTTAATCGTCAACGAATAGAGACGATTAGAGCCAAGTTGAAATAA
- a CDS encoding ATP-dependent helicase — protein MSDSKFTTPVAQESLHSELSERSPVPNLGEKILAIRNSLRPGQQQMADWGSGPLAISAVPGAGKSTGMAAAAAIAIARQYERYAQSRPSSRRHLVVVTFTRSAAANIKAKIRKFLRDDLSLPQTGFFVYTLHGLALNIASRYSDLSGLQLENVTLITPTQSHRFIRSAVEQWIANNPGIYLRLLEGHQFDGEETERLRRQSVLRTEVLPELANTVIHEAKSSGISPEKLREWSKQTTDEYTILSVAAGLYEQYQNLMRSRDFIDYDDMILAALRVLENDSARRIEQNQVFAVFEDEAQDSSPLQTQLLEILASDGYKGDKSSILTPHSSLNLVRVGDPNQAINSTFTPADPIYFRHFCEECDRIERLATMDQAGRSTRIIIEAANFALKWINNQSLAKTNNGQQTPENRQVPFRLQTIRPVETGDPQKNANPAPIGQGLELYTPRDIHHTVELLSQRVIELFGEDPTQNSAAILVRENRQGRWLAEALAPVCKEHNITLYDVGERDRRSHVPQEILALLQFCDRPHSPDYLKAALEALVQRQLIPTQDLNALASLPEEFLYPGPLAAPQAETVQKAARLCRNLLRARLELPLYQLISFLALTLNYDQAELATADKLAERVNQQIAGNSSMRGMLSALSEIVSSERFEPVETEDSEERYTRRGQLTIITMHKAKGLDWDYVFLPFLHENLIPGRFWVPPQSQFLGDFTLSEVARAQIRAALHGESTIPDVTQAWEQAKHLKISEEYRLLYVAMTRAKRLVWMSAAQKAPFTWSKPENLQEQAPCPVFPALKRQFSECVANLAVMGK, from the coding sequence ATGTCAGACTCTAAATTTACTACTCCTGTGGCTCAAGAATCCCTCCACTCAGAATTGTCTGAGCGATCGCCTGTTCCTAACCTGGGGGAGAAGATTCTCGCAATCCGCAATAGTCTGCGCCCTGGACAACAACAAATGGCTGACTGGGGATCTGGCCCTTTGGCTATTTCTGCGGTTCCTGGCGCAGGCAAATCTACTGGGATGGCGGCGGCGGCAGCGATCGCGATCGCGCGTCAATACGAACGTTATGCCCAGTCGCGTCCATCCTCGCGTCGTCATTTGGTAGTCGTCACCTTTACTCGCTCTGCTGCTGCCAATATTAAAGCGAAGATCCGTAAATTCTTACGAGATGATTTATCTCTACCCCAGACAGGATTTTTTGTCTATACTCTACATGGTTTAGCGTTAAATATTGCTAGCCGCTATTCGGATTTATCCGGTTTGCAGTTAGAAAATGTCACATTAATTACACCAACTCAAAGTCATCGCTTTATCCGAAGCGCTGTAGAACAATGGATTGCGAATAATCCCGGAATATATTTGCGGTTATTAGAAGGTCATCAATTTGACGGAGAAGAGACAGAAAGGTTGCGTCGTCAATCGGTGCTACGAACAGAAGTATTGCCGGAATTGGCGAATACGGTAATTCATGAAGCAAAAAGTTCTGGGATATCGCCAGAAAAACTGCGGGAGTGGAGTAAACAAACCACAGACGAATATACAATTTTGAGCGTAGCAGCGGGATTGTATGAGCAATATCAAAACTTAATGCGATCGCGTGACTTCATCGATTACGACGATATGATTTTAGCCGCACTGCGCGTTTTAGAGAACGACAGCGCCCGTCGCATTGAGCAAAACCAAGTTTTCGCCGTCTTTGAAGACGAAGCCCAAGATTCTAGCCCACTACAGACGCAGTTATTAGAAATTTTGGCGAGTGATGGGTACAAAGGTGATAAATCCTCAATCCTAACTCCTCACTCTTCACTCAACTTGGTACGAGTTGGCGACCCAAACCAAGCAATTAACTCTACCTTTACCCCAGCCGATCCGATTTATTTCCGACACTTTTGCGAAGAGTGCGATCGCATCGAACGATTGGCAACGATGGATCAAGCTGGTCGCAGTACTAGAATTATCATTGAAGCTGCTAACTTTGCCCTAAAATGGATCAATAATCAATCCTTAGCAAAAACGAATAACGGACAACAGACTCCTGAAAACCGACAAGTACCATTTCGCTTACAGACAATTCGCCCTGTTGAAACAGGCGATCCACAAAAGAACGCCAACCCAGCACCGATCGGACAGGGATTAGAACTTTATACCCCGCGTGACATTCATCACACTGTTGAATTGTTATCTCAAAGAGTAATCGAGTTATTTGGCGAAGACCCAACACAAAATAGTGCAGCGATTTTAGTGCGAGAAAATCGCCAAGGACGATGGTTAGCAGAAGCTCTAGCACCTGTGTGCAAAGAGCATAATATTACACTTTACGATGTGGGAGAACGCGATCGCCGTTCCCATGTTCCCCAAGAGATTTTAGCATTGCTGCAATTTTGCGATCGCCCCCACTCCCCCGATTACCTGAAAGCTGCCTTAGAAGCATTAGTACAGCGCCAGTTAATTCCTACTCAAGACCTCAACGCCCTTGCAAGTCTACCAGAAGAATTTTTGTATCCTGGCCCTCTAGCAGCACCCCAGGCAGAAACAGTCCAAAAGGCTGCACGCTTATGTCGCAATTTACTTCGCGCCCGCTTGGAATTGCCCCTGTACCAGCTAATTTCCTTTCTTGCCTTGACTTTAAATTATGACCAGGCAGAATTAGCAACTGCTGACAAACTTGCAGAACGGGTAAACCAGCAGATAGCTGGCAATAGTTCAATGAGGGGAATGCTGTCAGCTTTAAGTGAAATCGTCAGTTCCGAACGGTTTGAACCAGTGGAAACCGAAGATTCGGAAGAACGTTACACTCGTCGCGGTCAACTGACCATTATTACCATGCACAAAGCCAAAGGGCTAGATTGGGACTATGTATTTCTTCCCTTTCTCCACGAAAACTTGATTCCTGGTAGATTTTGGGTTCCTCCCCAAAGCCAGTTTTTAGGTGATTTTACCTTATCAGAAGTAGCCCGCGCCCAAATTCGTGCTGCTCTCCACGGAGAATCCACCATACCAGATGTTACGCAAGCATGGGAACAAGCAAAGCATTTGAAAATATCAGAGGAATACCGTTTACTCTACGTTGCAATGACACGGGCCAAGCGTCTGGTATGGATGTCAGCAGCGCAGAAAGCCCCTTTTACTTGGAGTAAACCAGAGAATTTACAAGAACAAGCGCCTTGCCCAGTATTCCCAGCATTAAAGCGCCAATTTTCTGAATGTGTGGCGAATTTAGCGGTAATGGGTAAATAA
- a CDS encoding AAA family ATPase, translated as MKIQKIITQGLSLSNNAISYYVSHELAAIYPKKGLLESNDSSFNLEKYAEANLCKIKYDNHIHNQILTGWNGMDNEIYKYNENARFQVSWQGNKLDVVLMSWNEGYCKTRYSWILADSSEVAEKFFAAVCEWNSEIRDELLVFEDGYWDKNPELFQSIQSSTFENLVLHKTLKQDIQDDLINFFTSRETYANYSVLWKRGILFIGSPGNGKTHTVKALINQMQQPCLYVKSFKSEYATDSDNIRKVFKQARQSAPCVLVLEDIDSLLNDENRSFFLNELDGFASNEGIVTLATTNHPERLDSAISDRPSRFDRKYHFDLPAFPERETYIRLWNDKLNSEMGLSEQAVSHIAALTEGFSFAYLKELFLSSMIRWIGAMETGGLEKIMISQVAILREQMSSTIINGKDLE; from the coding sequence ATGAAAATTCAAAAAATAATTACACAAGGTCTTAGCTTATCTAATAATGCTATCTCCTATTATGTTAGTCATGAGCTAGCAGCTATTTATCCTAAAAAAGGATTGCTGGAAAGTAATGATAGTTCTTTCAATTTAGAAAAATACGCTGAGGCAAATCTCTGCAAAATTAAATATGATAATCATATCCATAACCAGATACTTACTGGTTGGAATGGCATGGATAACGAGATTTACAAATATAATGAAAATGCCAGATTTCAAGTTTCATGGCAAGGAAATAAACTTGATGTCGTTTTAATGAGTTGGAATGAAGGTTATTGTAAAACTCGCTATTCTTGGATTTTGGCAGATAGTTCAGAAGTAGCTGAAAAGTTTTTCGCCGCAGTTTGTGAGTGGAACTCAGAAATTCGTGATGAGCTTTTAGTTTTTGAAGATGGTTACTGGGATAAAAACCCCGAACTCTTTCAATCTATTCAAAGCTCAACTTTTGAGAATCTAGTTTTGCATAAAACTCTTAAACAAGATATTCAAGATGATCTAATAAATTTCTTTACCTCCCGCGAAACTTACGCAAATTATAGCGTTCTTTGGAAACGTGGTATTTTGTTTATTGGCTCACCAGGAAATGGAAAAACGCATACAGTGAAAGCGTTGATTAACCAAATGCAGCAGCCTTGCTTATACGTTAAAAGTTTTAAGTCTGAATATGCTACTGATAGCGACAATATCCGTAAAGTATTCAAACAAGCACGGCAATCTGCCCCTTGTGTTTTGGTATTAGAAGATATTGATTCTCTATTAAATGATGAAAACCGCTCTTTCTTTTTAAATGAACTTGATGGCTTTGCTTCTAATGAGGGAATTGTGACTCTTGCAACCACTAATCATCCAGAACGTTTAGATTCAGCAATTAGCGATCGCCCCAGCCGCTTTGATCGGAAATATCATTTTGATCTGCCAGCGTTTCCAGAACGAGAAACTTACATCAGATTGTGGAATGATAAATTAAACAGTGAAATGGGATTATCTGAGCAGGCTGTAAGTCACATAGCTGCATTGACAGAAGGCTTTTCTTTTGCCTACCTCAAAGAATTATTTCTCTCATCAATGATTCGTTGGATAGGAGCGATGGAAACTGGGGGACTAGAGAAAATTATGATTTCTCAAGTTGCGATTTTGCGAGAACAAATGAGCAGCACAATTATTAATGGCAAAGATTTAGAATAG
- a CDS encoding response regulator has product MDNPSVEIDKVQYQVMTLERPKKLKILVVDDEPDNLDLLYRTFRRDFNVLKADSGVNALQVLAAEGEVAVIISDQRMPEMKGTEFLSKTVPQFPDTVRIILTGFTDIEDLVEAINAGQVYKYITKPWDPGELKAVVQRAAETYDLLKQRTEELRRAHAQMALLSVLVQVTQAASSLEETLALIAKAVSETFGTEGCILQLTNGNTLIATQGTYSDTGKIENWLSQDPLTTQAIATGQMQVSLNVPKDTKLIDATHYQNTGVQAHLVIPISYHNELLGVLSLQWKQPCTLREDELMLINLSAQLVAIALTSSGYHQTIV; this is encoded by the coding sequence ATGGATAATCCCAGTGTCGAAATTGATAAAGTCCAATATCAAGTAATGACTCTCGAACGGCCGAAAAAGCTGAAAATCTTGGTAGTTGACGATGAGCCAGATAATCTCGATCTCCTTTATCGCACCTTTCGACGCGACTTTAATGTTCTGAAAGCTGATAGTGGAGTGAACGCCCTACAAGTTTTGGCCGCAGAAGGGGAGGTAGCTGTAATTATCTCCGATCAACGGATGCCAGAAATGAAAGGAACTGAATTTCTGAGCAAAACTGTACCTCAGTTTCCCGATACGGTCAGGATAATTCTCACTGGATTTACTGATATTGAAGACTTGGTAGAGGCAATTAATGCTGGACAAGTCTACAAATATATCACCAAGCCTTGGGACCCAGGAGAACTAAAGGCAGTAGTGCAAAGAGCAGCAGAAACCTACGACTTGCTCAAGCAACGTACAGAAGAATTACGCCGCGCTCATGCTCAAATGGCGCTGTTGAGTGTTTTAGTACAGGTAACTCAAGCAGCTTCTAGTTTAGAGGAAACTCTCGCTCTAATCGCCAAGGCTGTGAGTGAGACTTTTGGGACAGAAGGCTGTATTTTACAACTTACAAATGGAAATACTCTGATTGCGACTCAAGGAACTTACAGCGATACAGGTAAAATAGAGAATTGGCTATCTCAAGACCCATTAACAACGCAAGCGATCGCCACTGGGCAAATGCAAGTTTCTTTAAATGTACCTAAAGACACTAAACTAATTGATGCTACTCACTATCAAAATACTGGTGTGCAAGCACATTTAGTTATCCCAATTAGCTACCATAATGAACTTTTGGGCGTATTATCGCTACAGTGGAAACAACCTTGCACTTTGCGGGAAGATGAATTAATGCTAATTAATTTATCAGCACAACTGGTAGCGATCGCTCTGACTAGCAGTGGATACCATCAAACCATTGTGTAG
- the ubiE gene encoding bifunctional demethylmenaquinone methyltransferase/2-methoxy-6-polyprenyl-1,4-benzoquinol methylase UbiE, with the protein MTNEVQSIFNRIAPVYDQLNDWLSLGQHRIWKEMAVKWSAAKSGNTALDLCCGSGDLALRLARRVGATGYVYGVDFSCNLLETAKERSQKQYPQPAIAWVEADVLNLPFDDNQFDAATMGYGLRNVKDIPRSLQELHRVLKPGAKAAILDFHRPSNPQLRAFQQLYLNSFVVPVANYLGLKEEYAYISPSLDRFPIGKEQIELARQVGFAVATHYPIANGMMGVLVVSKF; encoded by the coding sequence ATGACTAACGAAGTTCAATCCATTTTTAACCGTATTGCTCCAGTTTATGACCAATTGAACGATTGGTTGAGTTTGGGACAGCATCGAATTTGGAAGGAAATGGCAGTTAAATGGAGTGCGGCTAAATCGGGTAATACTGCATTAGATTTGTGCTGCGGTAGTGGCGATCTAGCCTTACGTTTGGCAAGGCGCGTGGGAGCTACAGGATATGTATATGGAGTGGATTTTTCCTGCAACCTGCTAGAAACAGCTAAAGAACGTTCCCAAAAGCAGTACCCTCAACCGGCGATCGCCTGGGTAGAAGCAGATGTACTAAATTTACCCTTTGACGACAACCAATTTGATGCCGCAACAATGGGCTATGGTTTAAGGAATGTTAAAGATATTCCTCGCAGTCTCCAAGAGTTACACCGTGTTTTGAAACCGGGTGCTAAAGCTGCAATTTTGGACTTTCATCGACCGAGCAATCCTCAGTTACGTGCCTTTCAGCAATTGTATTTGAATAGTTTCGTGGTGCCAGTTGCCAATTATTTAGGGTTAAAAGAAGAATATGCTTACATCAGTCCCAGCTTAGACCGCTTTCCTATAGGCAAAGAGCAAATAGAGTTAGCGCGTCAAGTTGGTTTTGCTGTTGCCACACACTACCCCATTGCGAACGGTATGATGGGAGTGCTGGTAGTCAGCAAATTTTAG
- a CDS encoding GNAT family N-acetyltransferase, translated as MLIQQDEITIRLMQDEMHDYKLMAKWLTDEQVLKFYEGRDNLFDLERIIETYKPAIEGNDPVVPCLFYYQNISIGYLQYCALNDLSQTDRQLYYLEQTDYVYGIDLFIGETDYWNKGIGTKILSAIITYLFEHLQAHKIVIDPHLGNPRAIRCYEKCGFVKLKLLPAHELHEGKYSDCWLMAIDRKNPLHP; from the coding sequence ATGTTAATTCAACAAGACGAAATAACTATTCGTCTAATGCAGGATGAAATGCATGATTATAAGTTGATGGCAAAATGGTTAACTGATGAACAAGTTTTAAAATTTTACGAAGGAAGAGATAATCTTTTTGATTTAGAAAGAATTATAGAAACGTACAAACCTGCGATCGAGGGAAATGATCCGGTTGTTCCGTGTTTATTCTACTATCAAAATATTTCCATTGGTTATTTGCAGTATTGTGCGCTCAATGACTTATCCCAAACTGACAGGCAATTGTATTACCTCGAACAAACTGATTATGTCTATGGAATTGACTTGTTCATAGGTGAAACCGACTATTGGAATAAAGGAATTGGTACAAAAATTTTGTCAGCAATTATCACCTATCTTTTTGAACATCTGCAAGCTCATAAAATTGTCATAGACCCGCACCTTGGCAATCCTCGCGCCATTCGCTGCTATGAAAAATGTGGTTTTGTGAAATTAAAGTTATTGCCAGCCCATGAACTCCATGAAGGGAAATACTCAGATTGTTGGCTTATGGCAATAGACCGAAAAAATCCGTTACACCCCTAA
- a CDS encoding RuBisCO accumulation factor 1, with protein sequence MTDLPPNAQNPEENATNDVAQELLRRLRQKQGNWVEWGTAIASLLKTGYNPQEIFEATGFEPIQQNQVVVGSQVYNSLENSGVSAETRSHYATRGSDVLYELRLLTQEERAAAAELIFFHNVDADEARDIAKALKEFSYYRTLPEGFSAHPGDAVAHQVWKLARQNADLQQRSRLIAKGLRFAHTPAARQKIEQLLTDFTTVPQRPAPILPFYRLEFEEQLPRILPVVGELPLSRQDLQAVPILTEIEPFRLVKFSGEQAWVPLPGWQVLLAAEDPVVILANSDRFPIQTQSQVGPVVVVVDRAKREWDASSYFVVENGGELDFQWFETEPEIPLLGQIIIIVRPKKILDEELTKDSWQIDE encoded by the coding sequence ATGACTGATCTACCACCCAACGCTCAGAATCCCGAAGAAAATGCTACCAACGATGTAGCACAAGAGTTACTACGAAGACTGAGGCAAAAACAAGGCAACTGGGTGGAATGGGGAACGGCGATCGCCTCGTTGCTAAAAACCGGTTACAACCCCCAAGAAATTTTTGAGGCGACTGGATTTGAGCCAATTCAACAAAATCAGGTAGTTGTTGGTTCTCAAGTTTACAATTCTTTGGAAAACTCTGGAGTATCGGCAGAGACGCGATCGCACTATGCCACACGCGGCAGTGATGTTTTATACGAACTCCGTTTGCTCACCCAAGAAGAACGCGCCGCCGCTGCCGAACTGATCTTCTTCCACAATGTTGATGCTGATGAGGCACGGGATATAGCAAAAGCACTTAAAGAGTTCTCTTATTACCGCACTTTACCAGAAGGGTTTTCTGCCCATCCTGGAGATGCTGTTGCTCACCAAGTTTGGAAGCTGGCACGCCAAAATGCAGATTTACAACAGCGATCGCGCCTAATCGCCAAAGGTTTACGTTTTGCTCACACGCCAGCAGCAAGGCAAAAAATCGAACAACTACTGACTGATTTTACTACCGTTCCCCAGCGTCCAGCGCCAATTTTACCCTTTTACCGCCTGGAATTTGAAGAACAATTACCCCGAATTTTACCCGTAGTGGGTGAGCTGCCATTATCACGGCAAGATTTGCAAGCTGTGCCGATATTGACAGAAATTGAACCATTTCGTCTGGTTAAATTTTCTGGAGAGCAAGCTTGGGTTCCATTACCAGGTTGGCAAGTGCTGTTGGCGGCAGAAGATCCAGTTGTGATTTTAGCGAATAGCGATCGCTTTCCCATCCAAACCCAAAGCCAAGTGGGGCCCGTTGTAGTTGTGGTAGATCGTGCCAAACGAGAATGGGATGCCTCTAGCTATTTTGTTGTTGAAAATGGTGGTGAATTAGATTTTCAGTGGTTTGAAACTGAGCCAGAAATTCCTTTACTAGGACAAATTATTATCATTGTGCGTCCTAAGAAAATTCTGGATGAAGAATTAACTAAGGATTCCTGGCAGATTGATGAATAA